Proteins from a genomic interval of Rosa chinensis cultivar Old Blush chromosome 2, RchiOBHm-V2, whole genome shotgun sequence:
- the LOC112187579 gene encoding 50S ribosomal protein L30, which produces MNAFKAFKTNVPIAWSPNLYITLVRGIPGTRRLHRRTLEALRLRKCNRTVMRWNTPTVRGMIQQVKRLVVVETEEMYKARKQKDADHRAPRPPLIINHLPASANGSSS; this is translated from the exons ATGAATGCTTTCAAGGCTTTTAAAACCAATGTTCCAATTGCATGGAGCCCTAATCTGTATATAACTCTGGTGAGGGGAATCCCAGGAACCAGGAGGCTTCACAGGCGTACTTTAGAGGCATTACGTCTTCGAAAATGCAACCGAACTGTCATGCGATGGAACACTCCTACTGTTAGGGGAATGATCCAACAG GTCAAGAGATTGGTTGTGGTTGAGACAGAAGAGATGTATAAGGCCCGCAAACAAAAGGATGCAGACCACCGAGCTCCTCGCCCCCCATTGATTATAAATCACCTCCCTGCTTCTGCAAATGGTTCTTCTTCATAG